In the Coriobacteriia bacterium genome, ACGCCAAGGTTGCCGAGCTTCTGGTATCTCGCGGCTATGACATTTCGGTCGGTAGATAGATAGCACCCTTGTCGGACACCGCTCGATCCGGAGGTACCGAATGGCTGAAGACACCAGCAGCAGTACGGCCACAGAGAGCCTCTGCCCCCGCTGCTTGGCACGAATCCCCGCCGAGCGACAGCGCGAAGGCGACGAAGTCCTCCTCGTGAAGAGGTGCCCCGAGCACGGTGAGTTCCGGACCACAATCTGGAGGGGTGAGCCCTCACTGTCCGGCTGGTCGCGCCCCAAGAAGCCGGTCAGCGTCGGCGCCTATCAGGGTGCAGAAACGCGGGGCTGCCCCTTCGACTGCGGTATCTGCGCCAACCACCGGCAGCAGTCCTGCACTGTCCTGCTCGAGGTGACCGGCCGCTGCAATCTGTCCTGCCCGTTCTGTTTCGCCGACGCCGGTTCCCGGGCTGCGGATGACCCGTCGCTGGAAGTCATCGCAGACCGGTTCCGGATAGCGTTCGATCAAAGCGGCCCACACAACATCGTCCAGCTCTCCGGCGGCGAGCCCACCGTCCGCGATGACCTGCCCGCCATCATCGCCCTCGGCCGTGATGTGGGATTCCCCCATATTCAGCTGAATACCAATGGCGTGCGCCTGGCCGCCGATCCCGCCTACGCAGAGAAGCTGAAACGCGCCGGGCTCTTCTCTGTCTTCCTGCAGTTCGATGGAACCGATGACCGCATTCACCGGTCAATCCGCGGACGTTCCTTGCTGGCCGAGAAGCTGCAGGCCATCGCACACTGTACGACTGCCGGCCTCGGAGTAGTCCTGGTCCCGACACTGGTCAGCGGGGTCAACACCGATAACGTCGGCGACATTCTCAGGCTGGCGCTGGATCTCGCACCCGGAGTGCGGGGAGTGCATTTTCAGCCTGCCAGCTACTTCGGGCGCCATCCCGGGCCTCCGGAAAACGCGGAGCGCTTCACCCTGCCCGATCTCATGCGGGCCATCGAGACGCAGACCGGTGGCCTCATGAAGGCGGAGCACTTCCGCCCCCCCGGGTGCGAGCATCCGCTCTGCTCGTTCCACGGCAACTTCCTGCGCTTACCGGACGGCCAGCTCCGGCCGTTGACACAACATGCGCCCGACTGTGAGCCGGATGAAGGCACGGGTCGCGCAGTGGCCTTTGTTACGCAACAATGGTCCGCGCCGAGTCCTTCCTCATGTTGCTGCGCGACAAACAGCCTCGATGCCTTCCTGGAGGACCACCGCGCCAACACCTTCGCCGTATCGGCTATGGCTTTTCAGGATGCCTGGAATCTGGATCTGGAGCGGGTCCAGGAGTGCTGCATCCACGTTCTGGCTCCTGGTGGCACGATGATCCCGTTCTGCCTCTACAACCTGACTTCGGACGAGGGCAGGCGGCTCTATCGGACAAGCCGATGCTGACTCCCCTCGAGCCCTGGATCGCGGCCAAGATCGGCCTGCCACCCACCACGCCGCTGGCGACTGCGCTTCTGCACGACTACCAACTGAGTCGGTTGCAGGCGACGATTGACTACGTGTGCGATCGCAGCCCCTTCTATCGTCAGCACCTAGCAGGGGTTCGAGGCAGCGACCTCCACACGCTGGATGACATCGCCATGCTCCCCTTCACCACTCCAGAAGATATCCTGGAGGACGATCTTCGCTTCCTGTGTGTGTCTCAGGGCGAAATCGAACGGATCGTGACCCTGCGCACCTCCGGGACGACGAACGCTGCCAAGCGCCTGCACTTCACTGCCCAGGATCTGCAGCTGACGGTCGACTTCTTCCGGCATGGTATGTCCCCTCTGGTCAACCCCCACGAACGCGTACTGATCCTGATGCCGGGCGATGCGCCCGGAAGCGTCGGCGACCTGCTGGCGCAGGGGCTGGCGAGAATGGGTGCCGAGGGGATCGTCCACGGCATCGTCCAGGACGAACAGGCCGCCATCTCCGAGATAGTCTCACGCCGGATCGACTGTCTGGTCGGCCTCCCCGTGCAGGTCCTCGGCCTCGCTCGGCATGCGGCAGCGGCGAGTGTCCCGGCAGGCAGAATCAAGAGCGTCCTCTTGAGCGCCGACTATGTGCCTGCCGCCATCGTCCGGGAGATCGAGCGAACCTGGAATGTCCCGGTCTTTAACCACTACGGCATGACCGAGATGGGCTTGGGCGGAGCGGTCGACTGCAGCCAAAGATGCGGCTGCCACCTTCGGGAAGCGGACCTCTACGTGGAAATCGTCGATCCCGGGACCAGCAGACCTGTACCCGACGGGGAGCCTGGCGAAGTGGTCTTCACGACGCTCACCCGAACCGGCATGCCGCTTGTCCGGTATCGCACCGGCGATCTCTCCCGGTTCATCCCGGAACCCTGCCCTTGCGGGACGGTACTCAGGCGTCTGGCGTGGGTCAGGGGACGCTCATCCGGAAGGATCCGCCTGAATGGGAACGATCTCCTCAGCATGGCCGACTTGGATGATGCCCTCTTCCCACTGCGCGGCCTGCTCAGTTTCCAAGCCGTGTTGACAACCGAGGACAACAAGGACGTCTTGCAGGTGAGTCTCTTCACCCGCACCGATGACACGGAAGGCCTCCGCCGTTCGGCCGAGCAGGCACTGTGCGCTGTACCGGCCGTGCAGAGAGCGATCGGTGGAAGCGGACTCAAGATCGGGCCGGTCATCATGTCTGACGAGATCTGGCAAAGCAGCGGCAGCATCAAGCGCACGATCCACGATCAGAGAGGGAACGCACCATGCTGACGATTCAGATGCTGAAGGCCATCAGCGATTTGCTCGGCGACGGAGAGGATCTCGTCTTTGCCACGGTGCTCAGCAAGTCAGGGTCGGCGCCCAGCTCATCGGCGGCCCAGATGGTGCTTCGCTCCGACGGACGTTCAGTTGGCACCGTGGGCGGCGGGAAGCTGGAAGCCGGGGCACAGCAGGCGGCCGCGCGGGTATTTGAGGCCCGCGCGGCAGAGGAGCTGTTCTTCGACCTTACCAGCGCGAATGCCAACGGCGCTGAGATGATCTGCGGCGGCCGGGTCAGACTGCTGTTGGACTACATCGAGGCATCATCGGCTAACGTTGAGACGTTTCGCTCACTGCGGGACGCCGTGCAGGTGGGCAAGCGGTGCTATCTGGTCGCCTCTCTTGGCAAAGCCGACGGTGAGAAGAAGCAGACGGTACACTGCGCGGCTTGTGAGGACGGCTGCGTCGCCGGCGAGTTCGCGTTTCCCCGGTTGTGGCTGGACACACTGATGGAGCAGGCTCGCTACTCGGTCTATCCGGTCGCCCAGACGATCGCGGACGAGCAATTCGTGGTCGAGCGCTGTTTTATCCCGAGCACGGTCTTCATCGTCGGGGCGGGTCACGTCGGACAGCACGTAGCACTGGTCGCCGAGATCGCCGGCTTCCGGACGGTTGTGCTCGACGATCGGAGCGAATACGCCAACCGGGAAAGGTTCCCCGATGCCGATGAGATCAAGCTGCTCCGCTCGTTCGAGCACAGCTTCACCGGAATCGAACTCGAAACCGACAGCTACGTGGTGATCGTCACTCGAGGTCACCTGCACGACAAGATGGTGCTGTCGCAGGCCCTGCGGACCGGAGCAGGCTACATCGGCATGATCGGAAGTAGGACAAAGCGGGACAAGATCTACTCGGCGTTGCAGGATGAGGGCTTCTCGGCCGAGGAGCTCGCGAGGGTTCACAGCCCGATCGGTCTCGACATCGCAGCGGTGACTCCCGGCGAGATCGCCGTCAGTATCGTGGCCGAGCTGGTCCAAGCTCGCGCGAGGAACGCCCGGTGACGCCGATGGGATCCATCGCGGCCATCATCCTTGCAGCCGGGTACTCGTCCCGGATGGGGGCGTTCAAACCGCTGCTGCCGTTTGGTGAGACGACTGTCTTGGAGCAGGCCGTTGCCGTGTTCCGGAAGGCCGGCGTTCAGGATGTGCGCGTTGTCGTGGGCTACCGTTCGGAGGATCTATTGCCGGTGCTGGCGGGCATGAAGGTCCGCTCGGTCATGAACCCGTGCTATCAAGAGGGTATGTTCTCCTCGGTGCTCGCAGGTGTCGAGAGCATGGGCGCGGAATGCGAAGCATTCTTCCTGATGCCGGTGGATTTCCCGCTGGTGCGGCCGGAGACGATTGAGCTTCTGGCTCACGCACGCCGAGATACGTCGATCGGCATATTCTATCCGGCCTTCCTTGGTGAGCGGGGGCACCCTCCGCTGATATCGAACTCGTACCGAGAGCGGCTTCTCTCTTGGCGTGGCATGGGGGGCCTGAAAGCCTTCTTGGAACAGTATGAAGGCGACTCGATGACCGTTGAGAGCGGAGACGAGGGTATCCTGCTGGACATGGATACTCTGGAGGACTACGAACGGCTGCGCGCCTCCCTGCGCGTCGACTCAACTCCCTCCCGCCAAGTGTGCGAACAACTGCTGTGCGGGAGATTCGCCGCTGACAGCCCCGTGGTCGAGCACTGCAGGGCGGTGGCACGACTAGCCCTTGTGCTGGCGGAACGGCTGAACGAATGTGGCTGCCGGCTGGACACGGCCGTGGTCGAGGCAGGCGCGCTGCTCCACGACCTCGCTAGAGACGAGCCTGATCACGCTGCGGCTGGAGCCGCCGCTCTGACGCGAATGGGACATCGCGCGGTCGCCGATGTCGTCGCCACTCACATGGATATCCAGCTCGACCCCGGAGATGCCATCAACGCCGCCGAACTTGTATTCCTCGCCGACAAGCTCACTCGAGGAACCCGGTACGTCCCCTTGGAAGTTCGCTTCCGAGACCAGCTTGAGCGTCACGCTCACGAAGACGATGTGCTGGCGAAGATCACATGTCGGCTTGAAAGCGCCCGCATGATTGCGAAGGGCGTCGAGTCGCGGCTGGGCCGCAGGATTGAAGACGTGTGGACAGAGGCGACGCCATGAGTCACTCGGAGGAGAAGCCCTGCCTCACAATCTACCTCATGCGCCACGGCGATTCGCGCCCGGACTCAGTTCGCCGCTTCATTGGGCAGACCGATCACGCACTCAACGACAGAGGACGCGCGCAGGCAGAGGCGTGGGGCGTGAAGCTATCCGGTACCGCGCTTCATGACATCCTGTGCAGCGATCTGAAGCGCTCGATCGAGACGGCGCAAATCATCGGCGAGCAGACCGGCACGCCGCTCACCGTCCTGCCCGAACTGCGAGAGATAGGGCTCGGTAGTTGGGACGGGATGCCCATCGATGAAGTGCGACGACGCTTCCCGCAAGAGTACGCCCTTCGGGGAGCGGACATCGAGCACTACCGCCCCCCCTCGGGGGAAAGCTTCGCCGATCTCTCCGGGCGCATGTTGCCGGCCTTCGAAAGCGCGGTCCGGCGGTCGCAAGGAGATCTCCTGATTGTCGGCCACGCCGGGGTGAACCGGGTCATCCTCTGCCGTGTTCTGGGGATGCCGCCAGCAGACCTCTTCCGCTTGGAACAGGAGTACGGATGCCTGAATGTCCTGAAGTTCGCCGAAGGCGGCTGGGTCGTGTGCAAGATGAATCTGACACTCGGGGCATCGCAGATCAGACCCCGAAGTTAGCCAAGAACACCAACGCTTTCGTCGACATCTATCCGCAGGCAGTCCATGATCGTACCCTCCGGATACTCCCGTCCGTCTCCCGGCAAGACGAGAAGACAGTTCGCCTTGTGCATCGCCGTCATCAATGCCGAGGACTGGCTGCCCGTCAGCACGACGCTGAAGACGACGCAGTCGTCGCGCCCAGTGATCGGCTCGAGCCGAGCTCGCAGGTACTGTCGGCGTCCCGGCTTCTTCGAGATGCCCTCCGCGAGCACCGCACGTACGACGGGCCTGTCGATCGCCGAGATTCCTTGCATGAGACGCAGCATCGGGCGCGCGAACATCTCGAAGCCCATATAAGCTGATGTCGGGTTGCCCGGGAGTCCGAAGTACGGCACCCCGTTGATGACGCCATACGTCTGCGCTCCGCCCGGGCGCATGTTCACTTTGTGGAATGTCACCGAGCCGATCTCGGCGAGTACGCGCGGCGCGAAGTCGAAATCGCCCACGGAGACGCCACCTGAGCTGACCACGACATCGGCATCCGCCGCAGCCGCAAGGAACGCCGAGCGCACAGTCGCCTCATCATCGCGCACGATCCCGTGCACCACAGGAATCCCGCCAGCGGCGAGTACCAGCGCGGCGAGCGAAAGCGAGTTGGAGTCGCGGATCTTGCCCGGTCCGGGTCTCTCGTCGGTGTCGACGAGCTCGTCGCCCGTGGGCAGGATTGCCACGCGCGGGCGGCGATGGACCGACACGACCACGTTGCCGGTGGAGGCGAGCAGTCCGACTGCGGCCGGGCTGATGACCTCTCCCGCGGACAGGATCACCTGGCCCTCTCGGACTTCCTCGCCCCGAAAACGAACGTGGTCGCCGCGTGTGGCCGGGCGCTTGATCGCCACCGTCCCACCGGCCCCACCACCGGCCTCGAGCCCCTCGGTATCCTCGATCTTGACGATCGCATCGGCGCCTTCCGGCACCGGTGCGCCGGTCATGATACGCGACGCCGTACCCGGCTGGAGAACATGCGTCGGAACGCTGCCCGCAGCGATGTGGTCGAGCACGCGAAGCACCACAGGCGTGTCTTCGCTCGCACCGCCCGTGTCCTCGGAACGAACGGCATAGCCATCCATGGCGGTGTTGTCGAACGGAGCGACATCGATGTCGCTCAAGGCATCCTCGGCAAGCACCCGGCCGAGCGCCTCGAGCAGACTCACCCGCTCAGTCGGCAAAGTCGAAACGCCGGAGAGCACCATGGCTCGGGCTTCCTCAACACTGATCATCGCTGTTCTCCCTTTGGATTCGTTGCTCTTGCAAGACCTGTGGCGCACCGGCAAGACCGCTAGTGCCCGCTCCCGGCCATCATCTGCACAGCATGCTCGACCTGATCGGCGAATGCCGAGAAGGTCTCGCGAGCAGCCTTCTCGGAGCCCGGCAGGTTCACGACGAGCGTGGTTCCGCGCACGGCCGCGCGTCCACGCGACAGCATAGCGCGTCCGGTGATCCTGAGGCTCTCTGCGCGGATCGCCTCGGCAATACCCTGAGCCTCGCGCGGGCACACGGCGAGCGTCGCCTCGGGGGTAACGTCGCGCGGACTCAGGCCGGTTCCGCCCGTGGTCAGCACTAAGTCGACGTCGACGACGTCCGCCATCTCGACGATCGCGGCCTTGATGGCTTCGGCGTCATCGAAGACACAGACGACCGGCAGCACTTCCCAGCCGCGTTCGGCGGACAGCGCCGCCAGCGCTGGTCCGGAGGTATCGACAGCCTCGCCGCGCGTGCAACGGTCCGAGCACGTGATGACTCCAACGCGCACGGCGCTCATGATTCCACCCCTGCCTTGCGCAGCGTCGCATCGATCTTCGAGCAGGCGCTGCAGGCCTCGGCGCTGCACGTCGGCTCGGCGTCGCAGGCCCCCCGATCGGCCAGCGCGGCTTCGGTCTGTTCGCGTGTGGGGATCTCGCGGCCGAGCTCCTCGGCGGTGGGGATCGGGTAGTCCGACGGTGTGCGGTCGCAGGTGCCATCGCCCAGCTCAAGTACCTCTATCGGGTCGCCGACCCTGATGGTGCCGGCCTGGCGGATCGCGGCAAAGATGCCCTCGCGCGGCATGACGCAGTCGCCGGCCTGATAGTAGATCGCGCAGTGAGTGTGGCACACCTTGCCGATCTGGCTCACTTCAAGCAGCACATCGTCTCCGATGCGGATCTTCGTGCCGACCGGCAGCAGGAGCAGGTCGATGCCCGTCGTGGTGATGTTCTCGGCGAAGTCACCGGGACCGACGTCGAGGCCGGCGGCGACCATTTTGTCGATCGACTCCATCGCCAGCAGCGACACCTGGCGATGCCAGTCACCGGCGTGCGCGTCGCCGACAAGACCGCGGTCGAATTCGAGCTCGCATATCCCGGACTCGATGGGCTTCTTGCGCATAGTCTTGCGTGGCGAGATGTTGATGGTCAGGATGGCGCCGGTCATTCCGTTGCTCATTGGGGCTACTCCGTTTCGCGGATCCAGTGGCCGGACTTGCCGCCGACCTTCTCGAGAAGTTGCACGTCGCTGATCGTCATCCAGCGATCGACCGCCTTGCACATGTCATACATCGTGAGCGCCGCAACCGAGGCGGCGGTGAGCGCCTCCATCTCGACGCCTGTCTTGCCGTCCGTCTCGGCGACGGCAGTGATGGCCACGCCGGGAACGGGCTCGGCAACGGGTTCGAGCTCGACCGCGACACGCGTGAGCGCGAGCGGGTGGCAGAGCGGGATGAGTTCGCTGGTGCGCTTGGCGCCTTGGATGCCGGCGATGCGCGCGACGGCGAGGACGTCGCCCTTCTTGGCGCGCCCCTCGGTGATCATGGCAAGCGTCTCCGGCAGCATCGAGATGAACGCTGTAGCGGTGGCCGAGCGATGCGTGACCACCTTGTCGGCGACATCGACCATGTGTGCGTGGCCGGCGTCGTCGAGGTGCGTGAGGCGCGGAGCAGCGGACATATTCTGCGATTCAGTCACGGGTCATCCTCCGATCTGCGACATGCGGCGCACGGTGCCGCGCTGCTGGTGATGGCCTTCAGGCTTGCGCATAAGCGCCTCGCGAACGAGCGCTCGCACGTCCTCGGCGGTTCCGGTGCGCAGGACCGTACGCGCATCAAGTTCCTCGTCGGAGAACAGGCACATGCGCAGGCGCCCGTCGGCAGTGAGGCGCAGGCGGTTGCATGCGGCGCAGAAGTGGTGCGACAGTGGCGAAATTACGCCGATGCGACCCAGCGCACCCGGGAACGTGTAGTACGCCGCCGGGCCCCAACCGGATGGTCCTGCGTCGCGAGCAAGCGGCGTCAGTTCGCCGAGACCCGCGGCCAACCCCTCGGCGGCAAGGCGCGCGACGAGCTCGTCACTTGGGACGCTGTCCTCCTCGGTCCATCCTGCACCGGCGTCCGCGCCGCACGGGCCTTCGCCTTCCTCGCGATCGCCCACGGGCATGTACTCGATGAAGCGCACGTGGATCGGCTTCTCCATCGTCAGCTTCGCGAAGCCGAGCAGATCCTGCTTGAGCCTGCGCACCACAACGACGTTGAGTTTCACCGGATCCATCCCGGCTTCAAACGCCGAATCAACGCCGGCCATCACGTCGGTGAGTTCTCCTCCTCGGCTGATCCCCCGAAAGACATCGGCGTCGAGCGAGTCGAGCGAGATGTTGACCCGCGTGAGTCCGGCGGCCACGAGGTCCTTCGCGTAGCGGGGCAGTAGGATCCCGTTCGTGGTGATCCCAATCGCCTCGATGCCCGGGATCGCGCCAAGCCGACGAACATGCTCGACCAGACCAGTGCGCACGAGCGGCTCCCCACCCGTCAGACGGATCTTGCTGATGCCTTCGGCGGCCGCGGCCTCCACAAAGCGTTCGATCTCCTCGAACGAGAGAATCTCATCGTGCGGCAGCGCCGCCACGCCCTTCTCGGGCATGCAATAGACACATCTGAGATTGCATCGGTCTGTGACCGAAATGCGCAGATAGTCAATGTGCCGTCCGTACGAATCAGGCACCTTTGGGACCTCCGTGTTCTTTGTCGTCCGCCGCACTCGCGACAGGCTCTTCAGTGAGTGAACCAGCAAGCAGTGTGCCCTCGATCAGGTCGACGACTCCCTGTACATCATCGAGCGCGAACACGGGTACGTCGCCCACGTCATGCGCACCGTCGGTCACAAGTGCAAAGAGGTCCTCCGGCACGCACGTAACGCTATCCGAATGCGCGGTGCGCACGATTTCAATCTGCGCAGCAGCGGGGTTCCTGATGCTCTCGGTGAGGAGAATGTCGATAGCGCCATCGGCGACTCGGATCATCTCCTCCAGTGTCCGTTCGCGATCGACCTTGCGCACGACGCCGAGCTTGCCCTCGGAACTGATCATCGACACGACGGCACCGGCCTGCGCGTGGCGCCACGAGTCCTTACCCGGAATGTCGATCTCGAAGTCGGGAAGGTGGTGGTGTTTGGCCGTGCCCACGCGCCATCCGTGCTCGGCGAGCTCGCGAATCACGCCTTCGAGAAACGTCGTCTTGCCCGAACCGGAGACCCCGATGAAACAGACCACCGGCACGGAGAACATCGTGTGCTTTTCACTCATGGAGAGCTACTCCCTTCCTGGGGGCTTCGGCCGGTCCGAACACCCGGCAAACCAGCCTTCGGAGGCTTCCGGAAAGGCGTCGAATCTCGGAATATACGGCTTGATGTCGAGTAGTGGAGTCCCATCGAGCACGTCGATCATGCCAACTTCAAGCAGAGTACCCTTGCGCGCGAGCAGCGTCACGACTGTGAGCCCTATGTTGTTCGGCCGAGACGGGAACCGGGTCGCGAACAATCCCTTCGGCTCGTCAGTAAGAAACGGCAAACAGCGAAGGCGTGGCGGTACCGCACGGTCGAACTCGTAAAGCAGGAACAGGTGACTGAATCCGTCTATGCCGTCCAGCGCCTCCACGTATTCGGGGAACACCTCAACCGTCCCGGCATATTCGGGATGGAAGGCTCCCTGGATAGGGGCTTCCTCCTTGCACGAAAACGGCGTATGGATGATCCCAATCGGGCTGGTCACGATAGACTCCCTCGTGCTGGCAGTACGCACTCCCCCGGCGTCTCGGCACTGCGAAAGATGTCAGGCGGCAACTCCGTAGCGTGCAGCAGGCGGCCGATCTCCGGGGTGCACGGATTGTTGATGATCTCCTGAGGAGTGCCAACCTGAACCGTGCCGGTACCCGAGTAGACGACCAGCGTGTGTGCGAGAGTGCACGCCTCGTAGAGGTCGTGCGTGACCAGGATGACCGGGACGCCAAGATCTCTCTGGATCGTTCGCAGCAGCTTGCGTATCTCAAGCCGAATCGGCAGATCGAGCGCCGAGAGCGGCTCGTCGAAGAGCAGCATGCGCGGACGCGGGGCGAGTGCGCGTGCGAGTGCGGCGCGCTGCTTCTGTCCACCGGAGAGCTGGCCCGGGCGCTTGTCGGCGAGTTCGGAGATGTAGAGGCTCGCGAGGAGCTCTGCGACACGTTCGTCGCGCTCGGCGCCGCGCACGCCCTTGAGCGCGTACTCGATGTTGCCTCGGACGGTCATGTGAGGGAACAGATCGCCGTGCTGCGAAACGTAGCCCATGCGTCGTTTTTGCGGAGGTACGAAGATGCCGGCTCGCGTGTCGACGAGCGTCTCGCCGCCAACAACGACACGCCCTTCATCGGGCCGCATCGTGCCGGCGATCATCGAAAGCGTAAGCGACTTACCCGCGCCCGAGTAGCCGAACAGCACGACGAAGCCGGCCTCAATCTCCCATTCAACGTCCAAGTCGAATCCCGGGAACTGCCTGCGCAACTCGACGCTAATGGTCGTCACTTCGTCACCACCCGCGTGAGCCTGTTGGCAACCAGAAGGAATCCGGCCGAGACCCCAGTGAACAGCAGCACAAGCGTAGTCGCCGTCTCCCAACTACCGCCGATGACGGCGTTGTAGATCTCGAGCGCCATCGTGTTTGTGCGCCCGGGGATATTCCCGGCGACCATGATGGTCGCTCCAAACTCGCCGAGTCCGCGTGCGAACGCCAGTGCGAGGCCGGCGATGATGCCGCGCGAAGCGAGCGGCAGCACGACATAGACCGCAGTCTCCAGTTCGGAGCGGCCCAAGATACGCGATGCGTCCGAGTGTGCCCGATCCACCGCCGAGATTGCCGAACGTGCCGTGGTAATGCCGAGCGGCAGCGCGACGGCGAACGAAGCCAACACCGCAGCCTGCCACGTGAACGTGAGCCCCACCGCCGTGCCCGTCAGCGCCTTGGTGACCTTGCCGAGCACTCCCGCCCTGCCGATAAGCAGCAGGAGGTAGTAACCCGTCACCACCGGTGGCAGCACCATCGGCAGCATGAGGAACGTCTCAAGGAACCCCTTGCCGCGGAACTCCTTGGTCGCAAGCTGGTAGGCCAGTGGAATCCCGATGGCCGCGACCCCGAGGGTTGCCAGAAGCGCGACCTGAAACGACAGGCGCATCGGGAACACTATGTCGGCTGCGACGTCCACGGGCCTCCTTCAACATACGGACTTGAGCGCCACGGCCCACCCCACACGAGGCGGGCCGTAGCGTAGCGCTTCTCTACTTGGACAACTGCTTGAACCCTGCGTCCACCAACGCCTGCTGAAACTCTGCCGAGTTCAGGTACTTGACGTACGCGGCGGCCTCGGCGGCATGCGTACTCGCCTTGATGGGAGCTGCGAAGTACTTGATCGGCTTGATCTGGTTCGAGGGTACAGTGTATGCGACCTCAAGATCGGTACGCGCCTTCGCATCGCTGGCATAACCGATACCAGCATCAACTTCACCGCGCGCCACGTAGTCGTCCGTCTGAGCGGCGTTCTGCGCAAATACGAACTTCGGCTTCAGCGAATCCCACAAGCCGAGACCGGTCAACCACTCCTGGGCCTTGACGCCGTGTGGCGCAACCGCGGGATCCCCAGTGGTAAGACGGGTCGCCTTCGCCAGGTCGGCTGCTCCGTGGATGCCCTTCGGGTTTCCCTTCGGAACCATGATCACCAAGTCATTCCCGGCAAACGCCACGGTACTCTCGACAGAGATCAGGTTCCCCTTCACGAGGGCGTCGATTTGCGTACTGGCTGCCGAGAGAAACACGTCGGTCGGCGAGCCGCCTTCGATCTGCTTCTGGAGTACACCAGAAGCGCCGAAGTTAAGAACCAGTTTCACGTTGTTGGCCTTCTCATAAGCCGGCGCCGTCTTTTCGATCAGCGCTTGGAGCGAGGAAGCAGCAGATATGCTGAGCTCGACGGGCGGAGTGCTGTTCGCCGTGGAACTGCCGGATGTCGCGGACTTCGTACCGCATCCGGCCAGAAGAACAAGAGCAAACACGACTGTAGCAGCAAGCAACGCACGCACTGCACGCGCAATGAGCACAGAACCTGCTTTGGCAGAATCGTTCATCAGATAAGACCCTTTCGATCTTCCCCCAGCTTTCAGAGGAAACGGCACCTTCGTCTCAAATTAATCGATTGGCGTACCGGCAATCGCTGGCAGCGTGCACGGCCGACTAGTATGCCGATCGACTCACTGCATGCGCAAAGCACGCCGAGAGGGGCATAGCCGATACGCGGTTGAGGGTTTCGCTCGCGAACCGCGACTAAGGCGACGGTATGTGCGAGCGTGCAGAAGGCGGGAAGCCGCCTTTGACCTGACGCATGTGAGGCTCCTTTCCGTAGCGGGAGGTCGAGGCGTTTCCACCTTGGCCCTTTGCCCTTGCGGGCTGGCCTGCCACCCGTGGACGCATTGCGTCGTTAGGGAGACAGACTCGGAGACGCCGTATTTGGCGTTGGAGACACAGTACTGCCGCAGAGGGCTACTCGGCAAGACGCAGTCGCCCCCCTGGTCGAGTGATGCCATTCAAATGGCACATTCGGCAAGGGGGGCGACGAAGCTCTCGGTCCTAAGAGGCCGCTTCTGCCTTGGTCACCGTCAGCGTCGACTTGCTCGTTGCCGGAGCGGTGTAGGTATTGACCATCGTGAGGCACTGTTTGGGGCACGCGATCACGCAAGCATTGCACTGTACACACCGAAACGGATCGATGGTCCAACTCTTGGCCGGCTTGTCCACGACGATCGCTTGGGACGGGCACTTCTTCTCGCAGATGCTACACAGAATGCAGGTCTCTATGTCGTTCTCGACATGTCCCTTGGTTCGCTCGAAGTACACGGGCGGCACCACCGGATACATGGCCGTGGCAGGCTTGCCGAGCAGGCTTCTCATCGTCATGCGTCCGAGCTTGAACGATCCCATGAGTCTCTCCCTACC is a window encoding:
- a CDS encoding radical SAM protein; the encoded protein is MAEDTSSSTATESLCPRCLARIPAERQREGDEVLLVKRCPEHGEFRTTIWRGEPSLSGWSRPKKPVSVGAYQGAETRGCPFDCGICANHRQQSCTVLLEVTGRCNLSCPFCFADAGSRAADDPSLEVIADRFRIAFDQSGPHNIVQLSGGEPTVRDDLPAIIALGRDVGFPHIQLNTNGVRLAADPAYAEKLKRAGLFSVFLQFDGTDDRIHRSIRGRSLLAEKLQAIAHCTTAGLGVVLVPTLVSGVNTDNVGDILRLALDLAPGVRGVHFQPASYFGRHPGPPENAERFTLPDLMRAIETQTGGLMKAEHFRPPGCEHPLCSFHGNFLRLPDGQLRPLTQHAPDCEPDEGTGRAVAFVTQQWSAPSPSSCCCATNSLDAFLEDHRANTFAVSAMAFQDAWNLDLERVQECCIHVLAPGGTMIPFCLYNLTSDEGRRLYRTSRC
- a CDS encoding phenylacetate--CoA ligase family protein, whose translation is MLTPLEPWIAAKIGLPPTTPLATALLHDYQLSRLQATIDYVCDRSPFYRQHLAGVRGSDLHTLDDIAMLPFTTPEDILEDDLRFLCVSQGEIERIVTLRTSGTTNAAKRLHFTAQDLQLTVDFFRHGMSPLVNPHERVLILMPGDAPGSVGDLLAQGLARMGAEGIVHGIVQDEQAAISEIVSRRIDCLVGLPVQVLGLARHAAAASVPAGRIKSVLLSADYVPAAIVREIERTWNVPVFNHYGMTEMGLGGAVDCSQRCGCHLREADLYVEIVDPGTSRPVPDGEPGEVVFTTLTRTGMPLVRYRTGDLSRFIPEPCPCGTVLRRLAWVRGRSSGRIRLNGNDLLSMADLDDALFPLRGLLSFQAVLTTEDNKDVLQVSLFTRTDDTEGLRRSAEQALCAVPAVQRAIGGSGLKIGPVIMSDEIWQSSGSIKRTIHDQRGNAPC
- a CDS encoding XdhC family protein is translated as MLTIQMLKAISDLLGDGEDLVFATVLSKSGSAPSSSAAQMVLRSDGRSVGTVGGGKLEAGAQQAAARVFEARAAEELFFDLTSANANGAEMICGGRVRLLLDYIEASSANVETFRSLRDAVQVGKRCYLVASLGKADGEKKQTVHCAACEDGCVAGEFAFPRLWLDTLMEQARYSVYPVAQTIADEQFVVERCFIPSTVFIVGAGHVGQHVALVAEIAGFRTVVLDDRSEYANRERFPDADEIKLLRSFEHSFTGIELETDSYVVIVTRGHLHDKMVLSQALRTGAGYIGMIGSRTKRDKIYSALQDEGFSAEELARVHSPIGLDIAAVTPGEIAVSIVAELVQARARNAR
- a CDS encoding NTP transferase domain-containing protein, producing the protein MGSIAAIILAAGYSSRMGAFKPLLPFGETTVLEQAVAVFRKAGVQDVRVVVGYRSEDLLPVLAGMKVRSVMNPCYQEGMFSSVLAGVESMGAECEAFFLMPVDFPLVRPETIELLAHARRDTSIGIFYPAFLGERGHPPLISNSYRERLLSWRGMGGLKAFLEQYEGDSMTVESGDEGILLDMDTLEDYERLRASLRVDSTPSRQVCEQLLCGRFAADSPVVEHCRAVARLALVLAERLNECGCRLDTAVVEAGALLHDLARDEPDHAAAGAAALTRMGHRAVADVVATHMDIQLDPGDAINAAELVFLADKLTRGTRYVPLEVRFRDQLERHAHEDDVLAKITCRLESARMIAKGVESRLGRRIEDVWTEATP
- a CDS encoding histidine phosphatase family protein, with the protein product MSHSEEKPCLTIYLMRHGDSRPDSVRRFIGQTDHALNDRGRAQAEAWGVKLSGTALHDILCSDLKRSIETAQIIGEQTGTPLTVLPELREIGLGSWDGMPIDEVRRRFPQEYALRGADIEHYRPPSGESFADLSGRMLPAFESAVRRSQGDLLIVGHAGVNRVILCRVLGMPPADLFRLEQEYGCLNVLKFAEGGWVVCKMNLTLGASQIRPRS